Proteins from a genomic interval of Uloborus diversus isolate 005 chromosome 4, Udiv.v.3.1, whole genome shotgun sequence:
- the LOC129220166 gene encoding actin-like protein 6B, giving the protein MSGGVYGGDEVGALVFDFGHYSIRAGYAGEDTPKADLPTAVGVIDESSGESMEIDGNTNTSSESTSQKKYFIDTNSIHVPRKGMEIASFLKDGMIEDWDLFERVLDHVYSKHIKSEPHLHPVLMSETSWNARAKREKLTELMFEKYNIPAFFLSKNAVLAAFANGRSTGIVVDSGASQTSAVPVHDGYVLAQAIVKSPLAGDFVSMQCKQYFEENHIEIVPPCMIASKEAVKENDTPKWVRKPNLPEVTKSWNNYMIKEVLQDYQSSVLQVFETQFEKEAVDNMPNVHYEFPNGYNQDFGSERFQIPEALFDPSNIKGIPGTTTMMGAAQVVTTSVGMCDIDVRPSLYGGVILTGGNTLIQGFTERLNRDLSAKTPPSMRLKVISSNNAAERRFGSWIGGSILASLGTFQQMWITKQEYDEGGKTQVERKCP; this is encoded by the coding sequence ATGAGTGGCGGTGTGTATGGAGGAGATGAAGTTGGTGCCCTAGTTTTTGATTTTGGACATTATTCTATTCGGGCTGGATATGCTGGTGAAGATACGCCAAAAGCTGATCTTCCAACTGCAGTTGGCGTCATTGATGAAAGTTCTGGCGAGTCCATGGAAATAGATGGAAATACAAATACAAGTAGTGAAAGTACTTctcaaaaaaaatacttcattgacACCAACAGCATCCATGTTCCTCGTAAGGGGATGGAAATTGCATCATTTTTGAAAGATGGAATGATTGAAGATTGGGATCTATTCGAGCGTGTTTTAGATCATGTGTACAGCAAACATATAAAGTCAGAACCTCATTTACATCCTGTTTTAATGTCTGAAACTTCTTGGAATGCTCGAGCAAAACGGGAAAAGCTCACAGAACTTATGTTTGAGAAGTACAACATTCCTGCTTTTTTCTTGAGTAAGAATGCTGTACTTGCAGCATTTGCTAATGGGCGATCGACCGGTATTGTTGTAGATAGCGGAGCCAGTCAGACATCAGCTGTACCAGTTCACGATGGATATGTTCTCGCTCAAGCAATTGTTAAATCTCCACTTGCGGGAGATTTTGTGTCAATGCAGTGTAAACAGTATTTTGAAGAGAATCATATAGAAATTGTTCCACCTTGCATGATAGCATCGAAGGAAGCCGTCAAGGAAAACGACACGCCTAAATGGGTGAGGAAGCCCAACTTGCCTGAGGTTACAAAATCATGGAATAATTATATGATTAAGGAAGTATTGCAAGATTACCAAAGCTCTGTTTTGCAAGTGTTTGAAACCCAATTTGAAAAAGAAGCTGTGGATAATATGCCGAACGTCCATTATGAATTTCCAAATGGTTACAACCAAGATTTTGGCTCTGAACGCTTCCAAATTCCTGAAGCCCTTTTTGATCCTTCAAATATTAAAGGAATTCCTGGGACTACTACAATGATGGGAGCTGCCCAAGTTGTTACAACTAGCGTGGGCATGTGTGACATTGATGTGCGTCCCAGTCTTTACGGTGGAGTAATTTTAACTGGAGGTAATACTTTGATTCAAGGTTTTACTGAAAGACTGAACCGAGATTTGTCTGCTAAAACACCTCCTAGCATGAGATTAAAAGTTATCAGTTCCAACAATGCTGCAGAGCGTAGATTTGGGTCATGGATTGGTGGGTCAATTTTGGCATCTTTAGGCACATTTCAACAGATGTGGATAACAAAGCAGGAATATGATGAAGGGGGAAAGACGCAAGTTGAAAGGAAATGTCCATGA